A region of Streptomyces sp. NBC_01267 DNA encodes the following proteins:
- the rpsL gene encoding 30S ribosomal protein S12, giving the protein MPTIQQLVRKGRQDKVEKNKTPALEGSPQRRGVCTRVFTTTPKKPNSALRKVARVRLTSGIEVTAYIPGEGHNLQEHSIVLVRGGRVKDLPGVRYKIIRGSLDTQGVKNRKQARSRYGAKKEK; this is encoded by the coding sequence GTGCCTACGATCCAGCAGCTGGTCCGGAAGGGCCGGCAGGACAAGGTCGAGAAGAACAAGACCCCCGCGCTCGAGGGCTCGCCCCAGCGTCGTGGCGTCTGCACGCGTGTCTTCACGACCACCCCGAAGAAGCCCAACTCGGCGCTCCGTAAGGTCGCGCGTGTTCGCCTGACCTCCGGCATCGAGGTCACGGCCTACATCCCGGGTGAGGGACACAACCTGCAGGAGCACTCCATCGTGCTCGTGCGTGGTGGCCGTGTGAAGGACCTGCCTGGTGTTCGCTACAAGATCATCCGCGGTTCCCTCGACACCCAGGGTGTCAAGAACCGCAAGCAGGCCCGCAGCCGCTACGGCGCCAAGAAGGAGAAGTAA
- the rpsG gene encoding 30S ribosomal protein S7, protein MPRKGPAPKRPVIIDPVYGSPLVTSLINKILLNGKRSTAERIVYGAMEGLREKTGADPVITLKRALENVKPSLEVKSRRVGGATYQVPIEVKPGRAATLALRWVVGYSRARREKTMTERLTNELLDASNGLGAAVKKREDTHKMAESNKAFAHYRW, encoded by the coding sequence ATGCCTCGTAAGGGCCCCGCCCCGAAGCGCCCGGTCATCATTGACCCGGTCTATGGTTCTCCTCTTGTCACCTCGCTGATCAACAAGATCCTGCTCAACGGCAAGCGTTCCACTGCCGAGCGGATCGTGTACGGCGCCATGGAAGGCCTCCGCGAGAAGACCGGCGCAGACCCGGTCATCACGCTGAAGCGCGCGCTTGAGAACGTCAAGCCGTCGCTCGAGGTCAAGTCCCGCCGTGTCGGTGGCGCCACCTACCAGGTGCCGATCGAGGTCAAGCCCGGTCGTGCCGCCACCCTCGCCCTGCGCTGGGTCGTCGGTTACTCCCGCGCCCGTCGCGAGAAGACGATGACGGAGCGGCTCACCAACGAGCTGCTCGACGCCTCCAACGGTCTTGGCGCTGCCGTCAAGAAGCGCGAGGACACCCACAAGATGGCCGAGTCCAACAAGGCCTTCGCGCACTACCGCTGGTAG
- the fusA gene encoding elongation factor G, whose protein sequence is MATTSLDLAKVRNIGIMAHIDAGKTTTTERILFYTGVSYKIGEVHDGAATMDWMEQEQERGITITSAATTCHWPLNDVDHTINIIDTPGHVDFTVEVERSLRVLDGAVTVFDGVAGVEPQSETVWRQADRYGVPRICFVNKLDRTGAEFHRCVDMIVDRLGAVPLVMQLPIGAEADFKGVVDLVTMKAFVWSADASKGEMYDIVDIPETHTEAADEWRGKLLEAVSENDDEMMELYLEGVEPSEDQLYAAIRRITLASKGSADSVTVTPVFCGTAFKNKGVQPLLDAVVRYLPSPLDVEAIEGHDVKDPEVVVKRQPSDDEPFSGLAFKIASDPHLGKLTFVRIYSGRLEAGTAVLNSVKGKKERIGKIYRMHANKREEIASVGAGDIIAVMGLKQTTTGETLCDDKQPVILESMDFPAPVIEVAIEPKSKGDQEKLGVAIQRLSEEDPSFQVHSDEETGQTIIGGMGELHLEVLVDRMRREFRVEANVGKPQVAYRETIRKTVERIDYTHKKQTGGTGQFAKVQIAMEPIEGGDATYEFVNKVTGGRIPREYIPSVDAGAQEAMKFGILAGYEMVGVRVTLLDGGYHEVDSSELAFKIAGSQAFKEGARKASPVLLEPMMSVEVTTPEDYMGDVIGDLNSRRGQIQAMEERSGARVVKGLVPLSEMFGYVGDLRSKTSGRASYSMQFDSYAEVPRNVAEEIIAKAKGE, encoded by the coding sequence ATGGCCACCACTTCGCTTGACCTGGCCAAGGTCCGCAACATTGGGATCATGGCCCACATCGACGCGGGCAAGACGACCACCACTGAGCGGATCCTCTTCTACACCGGTGTGAGCTACAAGATCGGTGAAGTCCACGACGGCGCTGCCACGATGGACTGGATGGAGCAGGAGCAGGAGCGCGGCATCACGATCACGTCTGCCGCGACGACCTGCCACTGGCCGCTCAATGATGTCGATCACACGATCAACATCATTGACACCCCGGGTCACGTCGACTTCACCGTCGAGGTGGAGCGTTCGCTCCGCGTCCTCGACGGCGCTGTCACCGTGTTCGACGGTGTCGCGGGCGTCGAGCCGCAGTCCGAGACTGTCTGGCGTCAGGCGGACCGCTACGGCGTGCCGCGTATCTGCTTCGTCAACAAGCTGGACCGTACCGGTGCCGAGTTCCACCGCTGCGTCGACATGATCGTCGACCGCCTCGGTGCGGTGCCGCTGGTCATGCAGCTCCCGATCGGTGCAGAGGCCGACTTCAAGGGCGTCGTCGACCTCGTGACGATGAAGGCCTTTGTCTGGTCTGCCGACGCGAGCAAGGGCGAGATGTACGACATTGTCGACATCCCGGAGACCCACACCGAAGCGGCCGACGAGTGGCGCGGCAAGCTGCTCGAAGCCGTTTCCGAGAACGACGACGAGATGATGGAGCTGTACCTGGAGGGCGTCGAGCCCTCCGAGGACCAGCTGTACGCGGCGATCCGCCGTATCACCCTTGCTTCCAAGGGTTCTGCGGACTCCGTCACCGTCACCCCCGTCTTCTGTGGCACCGCGTTCAAGAACAAGGGCGTGCAGCCCCTGCTCGACGCGGTCGTCCGCTACCTGCCTTCCCCCCTGGACGTCGAGGCCATCGAAGGCCACGACGTCAAGGACCCCGAGGTCGTCGTGAAGCGTCAGCCTTCCGACGACGAGCCGTTCTCCGGTCTTGCGTTCAAGATCGCGAGCGACCCGCACCTCGGCAAGCTCACCTTCGTCCGGATTTATTCGGGCCGCCTCGAGGCCGGCACCGCGGTGCTGAACTCGGTCAAGGGCAAGAAGGAGCGCATCGGCAAGATCTACCGCATGCACGCGAACAAGCGTGAGGAGATCGCGTCGGTGGGCGCGGGCGACATCATCGCCGTCATGGGGCTCAAGCAGACCACGACCGGTGAGACGCTCTGTGACGACAAGCAGCCGGTGATCCTGGAGTCCATGGACTTCCCGGCGCCGGTCATCGAGGTCGCCATCGAGCCCAAGTCCAAGGGTGACCAGGAGAAGCTGGGTGTAGCCATCCAGCGTCTCTCGGAGGAGGACCCCTCCTTCCAGGTGCACTCCGACGAGGAGACCGGCCAGACCATCATCGGTGGTATGGGCGAGCTTCACCTCGAGGTGCTGGTCGACCGCATGCGGCGCGAGTTCCGCGTCGAGGCGAACGTCGGCAAGCCCCAGGTCGCGTACCGCGAGACGATCCGCAAGACCGTCGAGCGTATCGACTACACGCACAAGAAGCAGACTGGTGGTACCGGCCAGTTCGCGAAGGTGCAGATCGCGATGGAGCCCATCGAGGGCGGCGACGCGACCTACGAGTTCGTGAACAAGGTCACCGGTGGCCGCATCCCCCGTGAGTACATCCCCTCGGTGGACGCGGGTGCTCAGGAAGCCATGAAGTTCGGCATCCTGGCCGGTTACGAGATGGTGGGCGTGCGCGTCACCCTTCTCGACGGTGGTTACCACGAGGTGGACTCCTCGGAGCTCGCCTTCAAGATCGCCGGTTCGCAGGCGTTCAAGGAGGGTGCCCGCAAGGCGTCCCCCGTGCTCCTCGAGCCGATGATGTCGGTCGAGGTCACCACGCCCGAGGACTACATGGGCGATGTGATCGGCGACCTGAACTCCCGCCGTGGCCAGATCCAGGCCATGGAGGAGCGCAGCGGCGCTCGCGTCGTGAAGGGCCTCGTGCCCCTCTCGGAGATGTTCGGCTACGTCGGAGACCTCCGCAGCAAGACCTCGGGTCGCGCAAGCTACTCGATGCAGTTCGACTCCTACGCCGAGGTTCCGCGGAACGTCGCCGAGGAGATCATCGCGAAGGCCAAGGGCGAGTAA